One Pseudomonas sp. MH9.2 DNA segment encodes these proteins:
- a CDS encoding IucA/IucC family protein encodes MTLALTTASLHERALDGEAQRHAIECLLNCYLREYALPRDEASLDYRAQDLPMSLRQLNGQCISIRLPSGRLVVRVDRASVLGRCRFVSAPYFKGNGHSWHPLNATELARLLCVPLSQPDRVGEMLQQVDNSLQITRTFLRHTRADRDQPTDSLLASEQHQIWGHALHPTPKSREGISQNALLACSPEVGACFELHWFRVDPALIQHQGDDPRETLYQLCGRNDLYPCHPWEVERILADPLVRRAQQRGLLEYLGPQGLALYPTSSVRTLYHPELAYFLKFSMHVRLTNCVRKNAWYELDSAVALTRLLAPVMAELAHALPDFLLMPEPAASTLDLSSLGTQEQAREVTECFGILYRQNLDEATRERYQPQVAMALFTWDLQGRSVCQSLVQQCAERLRIDVAEATLRWLDGYARQLLGGVMHCLFRQGVVLEPHLQNTLLGFDADGLPCRVWIRDLEGTKLVASHWAPERLSELNERTRASLYYNEDKAWQRVAYCALVNNLGEAIFHLANADSGLENQLWMHIGTLLQAQRAVLDDPVQLRELCAGAPLPSKENFMTRLMMRADREAGYTALPSPLFTARARARS; translated from the coding sequence ATGACCCTTGCTCTGACCACCGCTTCCCTGCATGAACGCGCTCTCGATGGTGAAGCCCAACGGCACGCCATTGAATGCCTGCTCAATTGTTATCTGCGTGAATACGCCCTGCCACGCGACGAGGCGAGCCTGGACTATCGTGCTCAGGATCTGCCCATGAGCCTGCGTCAACTCAATGGCCAGTGCATCAGCATCCGGCTGCCCAGCGGGCGACTGGTGGTGCGAGTCGACCGCGCGAGTGTGCTCGGTCGTTGCCGCTTTGTCAGCGCCCCCTATTTCAAGGGCAATGGGCACAGCTGGCACCCGTTGAACGCGACCGAACTGGCGCGTCTGCTGTGCGTGCCGCTGAGCCAGCCGGACCGTGTGGGCGAGATGTTGCAGCAGGTCGATAACAGCCTGCAGATCACCCGGACCTTTCTCCGGCATACCCGCGCCGATCGCGATCAACCGACTGACAGCCTGCTGGCTTCAGAACAGCATCAGATTTGGGGGCACGCCCTGCATCCAACTCCCAAGAGCCGCGAAGGCATCTCGCAAAATGCCCTGTTGGCCTGCTCGCCGGAAGTCGGCGCGTGCTTCGAGCTGCACTGGTTTCGTGTTGATCCGGCGTTGATCCAGCATCAAGGTGACGATCCCCGAGAGACCCTGTATCAGCTGTGTGGTCGAAACGATCTGTACCCTTGCCACCCGTGGGAAGTCGAGCGGATTCTGGCCGACCCGCTGGTCCGTCGCGCACAACAGCGTGGCCTGCTGGAGTACCTCGGCCCTCAAGGCCTGGCGCTGTACCCGACCTCGTCGGTACGCACCCTCTATCACCCCGAGCTTGCCTATTTCCTGAAATTTTCGATGCATGTGCGGCTGACCAATTGCGTGCGCAAGAACGCCTGGTACGAACTGGACAGCGCGGTCGCCCTGACCCGCTTGCTCGCACCGGTGATGGCCGAGCTGGCCCACGCACTTCCGGATTTTCTGCTGATGCCGGAACCGGCCGCCAGCACCCTGGACCTGAGCAGTCTTGGCACCCAGGAGCAGGCCCGCGAAGTCACCGAATGCTTCGGCATCCTCTACCGCCAGAACCTGGATGAGGCCACCCGCGAGCGCTACCAACCGCAAGTGGCCATGGCGCTATTCACCTGGGATCTGCAAGGTCGTAGCGTTTGTCAAAGCCTGGTGCAGCAATGTGCCGAGCGTCTTCGTATCGACGTGGCCGAGGCGACCCTGCGCTGGCTCGACGGCTATGCCCGTCAACTGCTCGGCGGGGTAATGCATTGCCTGTTCCGTCAGGGCGTGGTGCTGGAGCCACACTTGCAGAACACCCTGCTGGGTTTCGACGCCGACGGCTTGCCTTGTCGGGTCTGGATTCGCGACCTGGAGGGCACCAAGCTGGTGGCCAGCCATTGGGCACCGGAACGACTCAGCGAACTCAACGAGCGCACCCGCGCCTCGCTGTACTACAACGAGGATAAGGCCTGGCAGCGCGTCGCCTACTGCGCGCTGGTGAACAACCTGGGCGAAGCGATCTTCCATTTGGCCAACGCCGATTCAGGGCTGGAAAACCAACTGTGGATGCATATCGGCACGCTGTTGCAGGCACAACGAGCGGTGCTGGATGACCCCGTGCAGCTGCGCGAGTTATGTGCAGGGGCACCGCTGCCCAGCAAGGAAAACTTCATGACCCGGCTGATGATGCGTGCCGACCGCGAAGCAGGCTACACCGCCCTCCCCAGCCCGCTGTTCACTGCTCGCGCGAGGGCCCGTTCATGA
- a CDS encoding HD domain-containing phosphohydrolase, whose protein sequence is MDEQSASVSAYKPCVLLVDDEEFILNSLRRLLRSQPYDLFFAESGEKALELMAHQRIDLVMTDARMPNMDGATLLAEIHQRYPGTTRILLTGYADLDTIVKAINEGKIHRYISKPWNDEELQLTLRQALEHQHSERERQRLERLAHEQNEALQALNATLEKRVVARMSELQQTADMLDLAYDELKHSYATSTEVFSLLVNQRLPKSKQTNRQIIDLIRTYCKSHPMDEASSRDLAMAAALYNIGKLSWSDSMMSAPADLLHHTDRERYRGYPKQSESLLMTLEPMQDAAQLILHHQERWDGTGFPDHLKGEAIPFGSRLLKLAVDFIELQRGLILERQMNSDEALVFIRKYAGRLYDPALVEDFVQVCAAYLSDVTLNDPTVKVVGTRELLRGMVLARNLNADNGMLLLNAGKVISIALVDKLIAFEAMEGAKYSIFVKVPDELAANRLVNEPVPATT, encoded by the coding sequence ATGGATGAGCAATCCGCTTCTGTTTCGGCTTATAAACCCTGCGTGCTGCTGGTGGATGATGAAGAGTTCATTCTTAACAGTTTGCGCCGTCTGCTGCGCAGCCAGCCGTATGATTTGTTCTTTGCCGAAAGCGGTGAAAAAGCACTTGAGTTGATGGCCCACCAGCGTATCGATCTGGTGATGACCGATGCCCGCATGCCAAATATGGATGGCGCTACCTTGTTGGCGGAGATTCACCAGCGCTATCCAGGTACCACACGGATCCTGTTGACGGGATATGCCGACCTGGACACCATCGTCAAAGCGATCAATGAAGGAAAGATTCATCGCTACATCAGCAAACCCTGGAACGACGAGGAGTTGCAGCTGACCTTGCGGCAGGCCTTGGAACATCAGCATTCCGAGCGCGAGCGGCAACGCCTGGAGCGTCTGGCCCATGAGCAGAACGAGGCGTTGCAGGCGCTTAATGCCACCTTGGAAAAGCGGGTTGTCGCACGCATGTCCGAGCTGCAACAGACGGCGGACATGCTCGACCTGGCCTATGACGAGTTGAAGCACAGTTACGCGACCAGTACCGAGGTGTTCTCCCTGCTGGTCAATCAACGGTTGCCTAAAAGCAAGCAGACCAACCGGCAAATCATCGATTTGATTCGCACCTACTGCAAATCCCACCCCATGGACGAGGCGAGTAGCCGCGATCTGGCCATGGCGGCAGCGCTCTACAACATCGGCAAGTTGAGCTGGAGCGACAGCATGATGAGCGCGCCTGCCGACCTGTTGCACCATACGGATCGTGAGCGTTATCGCGGTTATCCGAAACAGAGCGAGTCGCTGTTGATGACGTTGGAGCCGATGCAGGACGCGGCCCAGTTGATTCTTCACCACCAAGAGCGTTGGGATGGCACGGGATTCCCCGACCACCTCAAAGGCGAGGCTATCCCGTTTGGTTCGCGCTTGCTGAAGCTGGCCGTGGACTTTATCGAGTTGCAGCGCGGGTTGATCCTCGAACGGCAAATGAACAGTGATGAAGCCCTGGTGTTTATCCGTAAGTACGCCGGCCGTCTTTATGACCCAGCGCTGGTGGAAGACTTCGTTCAGGTCTGTGCCGCCTACCTGAGCGATGTCACTCTGAACGATCCAACGGTCAAGGTGGTTGGCACCCGTGAACTGTTGAGGGGGATGGTGCTTGCACGCAACCTCAATGCCGACAATGGCATGCTCCTGCTCAATGCTGGCAAGGTAATCAGCATCGCGTTGGTCGACAAGTTGATCGCCTTTGAAGCCATGGAAGGCGCGAAGTACAGCATTTTCGTCAAAGTGCCGGACGAGCTGGCCGCCAACCGCCTCGTGAATGAGCCTGTGCCAGCCACTACGTGA
- a CDS encoding IucA/IucC family protein, whose translation MSVVAQDADHAAISQRIIDCCLREDIRGLLSQGIVQHLPTELHEHWTATVSPYWLRIAHLDADELWLPVHPGGPLQTWSTSSHAWLCQQDGHVRIEHGYARWLEQLSNGLDDASLELFAAYRKEADCAVHHRALCHAAYQEHATELSDILDKPAWDQRLIGIDRLASYLDHPYYPTARAKSGFDSTALKRYAPEFAPRFKLNWLALPNAALTLSSSPPKHWPSFVELGLKQSLETSHTLLPVHPLTWLELEKYGLPEGTIKAPHSAMDVEPTLSVRTVMCVERPHWHIKLPLLVTTLGARNLRLIKPSTLYDGHWFQTTLQALAKRDPQLGMRYLHVDEEHGGHADESRHLAYIARHYPGELGVATLVPVAGLASPLPDGRLFVEQLVERFYQGSLQRWLEDYLDLLLHVHLRLWLGYGIALEANQQNAVLIFEADRPLRLLMKDNDAARLWPERFAAACPDLAQRPADLRDERIRVNDAQPLAEMFCTITLQLNIVAVLEAIIAADLAPRGPLYATLRQRLIDCIGQLEGEGLDCTEAKRVLLDSPKLPVKYLLSAGSLFSKAYSGAQDINKFYGYSAANFLREAHPCNAD comes from the coding sequence ATGAGCGTTGTGGCGCAGGATGCTGATCACGCAGCCATCAGCCAACGCATTATCGATTGCTGCCTGCGCGAAGATATTCGCGGGCTGCTCAGCCAAGGCATCGTCCAGCACCTGCCCACCGAACTGCACGAACACTGGACCGCAACCGTCAGTCCTTACTGGCTGCGCATCGCCCACCTGGACGCCGATGAACTCTGGCTGCCGGTTCACCCAGGCGGCCCGTTGCAGACCTGGAGCACGTCCAGCCATGCCTGGCTCTGCCAGCAAGACGGGCACGTCCGCATCGAGCACGGTTACGCACGCTGGCTCGAACAGTTGAGCAACGGCCTGGACGACGCCAGCCTTGAGCTGTTTGCCGCGTACCGCAAAGAAGCCGACTGCGCCGTGCACCATCGCGCGCTGTGTCATGCAGCCTATCAAGAACACGCGACCGAACTGAGCGACATCCTCGACAAGCCCGCCTGGGACCAACGCCTGATCGGTATCGACCGACTCGCCAGCTACCTGGACCATCCGTATTACCCTACCGCCCGCGCCAAAAGTGGCTTCGACAGCACAGCCCTCAAACGCTACGCCCCGGAGTTCGCCCCGCGCTTCAAACTCAATTGGCTGGCGCTGCCAAATGCGGCCCTGACGTTGAGCAGTTCGCCGCCCAAACATTGGCCGAGCTTTGTCGAGCTGGGTCTGAAACAGAGCCTCGAAACCAGCCATACCCTGCTACCGGTGCATCCGCTGACGTGGCTAGAGCTGGAAAAATACGGGTTACCCGAAGGCACGATCAAGGCACCGCACAGCGCTATGGACGTTGAGCCGACCCTGTCGGTGCGTACCGTAATGTGCGTCGAGCGACCGCACTGGCACATCAAACTACCGTTGCTAGTGACCACCCTGGGCGCCCGCAACCTGCGCCTGATCAAACCCAGCACGCTGTATGACGGCCATTGGTTTCAGACCACGCTGCAAGCACTGGCTAAACGCGATCCTCAGCTGGGCATGCGCTATCTGCACGTTGATGAGGAACATGGCGGGCATGCCGATGAAAGCCGCCACCTGGCCTATATTGCGCGTCACTACCCCGGCGAACTGGGCGTCGCCACACTGGTGCCGGTCGCCGGCCTCGCCAGCCCGTTGCCCGATGGTCGACTGTTCGTCGAGCAACTGGTCGAGCGCTTCTACCAGGGCTCACTGCAACGCTGGCTCGAAGATTATCTGGACCTGCTGCTGCACGTGCACCTGCGCTTGTGGCTGGGTTATGGCATCGCGCTGGAAGCCAATCAGCAGAACGCCGTGCTGATCTTCGAGGCTGATCGCCCACTGCGTTTGCTGATGAAAGACAACGACGCCGCACGCCTCTGGCCCGAGCGCTTCGCCGCAGCCTGCCCCGACCTTGCGCAGCGTCCTGCAGACTTGCGTGACGAGCGCATCCGCGTCAACGATGCCCAGCCACTGGCCGAGATGTTCTGCACCATCACCTTGCAACTGAACATCGTCGCGGTGCTGGAAGCGATCATTGCCGCCGACCTGGCACCCCGCGGGCCACTCTACGCCACCTTGCGCCAGCGCCTGATCGATTGCATCGGGCAACTAGAGGGCGAAGGCCTGGACTGCACTGAAGCCAAGCGCGTTTTGCTGGACAGCCCGAAACTACCGGTGAAATACCTGCTCAGTGCCGGCAGCTTGTTCAGCAAAGCATACTCAGGCGCCCAGGACATCAACAAGTTCTATGGCTACAGCGCGGCAAACTTCCTGCGGGAGGCGCACCCGTGCAACGCAGACTGA
- a CDS encoding putative bifunctional diguanylate cyclase/phosphodiesterase: protein MSTPTTHANRRVLIIDDTPSIHQDFRKILCPKPDSEESLDAAEEELFGTVQVTRKNFELDSAYQGQEALERVKQALAEGRPYALAFIDMRMPPGWDGLETIEHLWKADPQLQIALCTAYSDYSWEAMTERLAFSDQLLILKKPFDSLEIRQMASALTVKWQMTQDAAAKMRNLEETIAERVQELLKVSHLLQYDVLTELPNSTLLGDRLTQAIALSRRHDTQLAVMFIGLDRFERINNALGHPIGDEVLKLVAQCLAHTVRESDSVFRYGSDEFVLVLSDVHHPQQTKSIAEKLLATIKVPRYVAGHDLSVTASLGISIFPGDGEDAVTLIKKAETAMRNIKDSGPDNFCFFSNTMNQRAREQHSIESGIRLALERNEFVLHYQPKLNLKTGKVVGAEALIRWLKPGQGWLFPSEFIPVAEDSGLIVPLSKWVLREACRQTCAWQAAGLPPIRMSVNISATEFRQRGFLEGIRTVLEETGMNPELLELEITESVLMQNAESTIQILQAIKHMGIRLAIDDFGTGYSSLSYLRRFPIDVLKIDQSFVRDLSTDSNDAALVSAIISLGRSLKLNIIAEGIETQDQLDFLKTNHCEEGQGYFFSRAVEPRAFAKILSGEQLEAARLE from the coding sequence ATGAGCACCCCGACCACTCACGCCAATCGCCGCGTGCTTATCATTGATGACACGCCATCGATTCATCAGGACTTTCGTAAAATTCTCTGCCCGAAGCCGGACAGCGAAGAGTCCCTTGATGCAGCGGAGGAAGAGCTCTTCGGCACAGTACAGGTCACTCGGAAAAATTTCGAGCTTGATTCCGCCTATCAGGGGCAAGAAGCCCTTGAACGGGTCAAGCAAGCACTGGCAGAAGGTCGGCCCTACGCACTGGCCTTCATCGACATGCGCATGCCACCCGGCTGGGATGGTCTGGAGACTATTGAGCACCTGTGGAAAGCCGACCCGCAATTGCAAATCGCACTGTGCACTGCCTACTCCGATTACTCGTGGGAGGCGATGACCGAGCGCCTTGCGTTCAGCGACCAACTGCTGATTCTGAAAAAGCCGTTCGACAGCCTGGAAATCCGCCAGATGGCCAGTGCGCTGACGGTCAAATGGCAAATGACACAGGATGCCGCGGCAAAAATGCGCAACCTGGAGGAAACCATCGCCGAGCGCGTTCAGGAATTGCTGAAAGTATCCCATCTGCTCCAGTACGATGTGTTGACGGAGCTGCCCAACAGTACGCTGCTGGGTGATCGGTTGACTCAAGCGATTGCCCTGTCCCGCCGCCATGATACGCAATTGGCAGTGATGTTCATCGGCCTGGATCGTTTTGAGCGGATCAATAACGCGCTGGGGCATCCCATCGGCGATGAAGTGCTTAAACTTGTCGCTCAATGCCTCGCCCACACCGTACGCGAGTCCGACTCGGTGTTTCGCTATGGCTCGGATGAATTTGTCCTGGTGCTGTCCGATGTCCATCACCCCCAACAAACCAAAAGCATTGCGGAGAAGTTGTTGGCCACCATCAAGGTTCCTCGCTATGTCGCCGGGCATGACCTGAGTGTGACCGCGAGCCTGGGCATCAGCATCTTCCCCGGTGACGGTGAAGATGCCGTCACCCTGATCAAAAAAGCCGAAACCGCCATGCGCAACATCAAGGACAGCGGTCCGGACAACTTCTGCTTTTTTTCCAACACCATGAACCAGCGTGCCCGCGAGCAACACTCTATCGAGTCAGGCATTCGACTGGCGTTGGAGCGCAACGAGTTTGTCCTGCATTACCAACCAAAATTGAACCTGAAAACTGGAAAAGTAGTCGGCGCCGAGGCTCTGATCCGCTGGCTCAAACCGGGGCAAGGTTGGCTTTTCCCATCTGAGTTCATCCCGGTCGCCGAAGACAGCGGCCTGATCGTCCCGCTGAGCAAATGGGTATTGCGCGAGGCCTGCCGCCAGACCTGCGCGTGGCAAGCGGCCGGATTACCGCCGATTCGTATGTCGGTGAACATTTCTGCCACTGAGTTTCGCCAGAGGGGTTTTCTCGAGGGGATTCGAACCGTACTTGAAGAAACCGGAATGAACCCTGAGCTGCTGGAACTGGAAATCACCGAAAGCGTGCTCATGCAAAATGCCGAGTCGACGATCCAGATCCTGCAAGCGATCAAGCACATGGGCATCCGCTTGGCCATCGATGACTTCGGAACTGGCTACTCCAGCTTGAGTTACCTGCGTCGTTTCCCCATCGACGTATTAAAAATCGATCAGTCGTTTGTCCGCGACCTGAGCACCGACAGCAACGACGCGGCGTTGGTCAGCGCCATTATCAGCCTGGGGAGAAGCCTCAAGCTGAACATCATTGCCGAAGGTATCGAAACCCAGGATCAGCTTGATTTCCTGAAAACCAACCACTGCGAAGAAGGCCAGGGCTATTTCTTCAGCCGAGCGGTAGAGCCACGTGCATTCGCCAAAATATTGAGTGGTGAGCAATTGGAAGCGGCACGACTGGAATAA
- a CDS encoding siderophore biosynthesis protein PvsA, with translation MHRPLVILSHVTHAAVTEGFLPAARKRGLSVVLISDHAHEHRRLLATSDFPAQDLLILECDVFNPLAVIELINAHGLRPAAVFSNSDHLQTATALVAETFNVPGKDWLMCHWAKNKAVMRERMQDLGLPGPWFHVLTAGSAVPDDAVFPLVVKPTQGVASLDVRLCHNADELSDYCARFWQQQPGRALLLEAYMEGPLFTLETLGDGQRLQAIGGFDVSLSPPPHFVELAARWNGSLSVNHRAGALAQVAAFGINFGVCHSEFILTAEGPVLVEINYRSIGDGREFLLDRLLPQGWFNRILGVHLDEPLVDAQPGLAQALVHYLVADTPGRLQQASSSFRYEQDNHWSDYRALREIGDDIHVSHSNKDYLGVLRLIAPDTASLDARFAATLADLRWVMA, from the coding sequence ATGCACCGTCCTCTCGTCATCCTCAGCCACGTCACCCACGCCGCCGTTACCGAAGGTTTTCTGCCCGCCGCCCGCAAGCGCGGACTGTCAGTGGTGCTGATCAGCGACCATGCCCATGAGCATCGGCGCCTGCTCGCCACGTCCGACTTTCCCGCGCAGGACTTACTGATCCTCGAGTGCGACGTGTTCAATCCCCTTGCGGTGATTGAACTGATCAACGCTCATGGCCTGCGCCCTGCAGCAGTGTTTTCCAACAGCGATCACCTGCAAACCGCCACTGCGTTAGTGGCGGAAACCTTCAACGTGCCCGGCAAGGACTGGCTGATGTGTCACTGGGCAAAAAACAAGGCGGTCATGCGTGAACGCATGCAGGATCTGGGCTTGCCCGGCCCCTGGTTTCATGTGCTGACCGCTGGCAGCGCGGTGCCCGACGATGCAGTATTTCCGCTAGTGGTGAAACCCACCCAAGGCGTGGCCAGCCTTGATGTGCGCTTGTGCCACAACGCCGACGAGCTGAGCGATTACTGCGCCCGGTTCTGGCAGCAACAACCCGGTCGTGCGTTGTTGCTGGAGGCCTACATGGAAGGCCCACTGTTTACCCTCGAGACTCTCGGCGACGGTCAGCGGTTGCAAGCCATCGGCGGCTTTGATGTCAGCCTGTCGCCACCCCCGCACTTCGTCGAACTCGCTGCGCGCTGGAACGGCTCATTGAGCGTTAACCATCGGGCGGGAGCGCTGGCTCAGGTCGCTGCTTTTGGCATCAACTTCGGCGTGTGCCACAGCGAATTCATCCTCACTGCCGAAGGACCGGTGCTGGTGGAAATCAACTACCGCAGTATCGGCGACGGCCGCGAGTTCCTTCTCGACCGCCTGCTGCCCCAAGGCTGGTTCAACCGCATCCTCGGCGTGCACCTTGACGAACCACTGGTAGATGCCCAGCCCGGCCTGGCGCAAGCGCTGGTGCATTATCTGGTCGCCGACACACCTGGCCGCTTGCAGCAGGCTTCCAGCAGTTTTCGTTACGAGCAGGACAATCACTGGAGCGACTACCGTGCGCTGCGCGAGATTGGCGACGACATTCACGTGAGTCACTCGAATAAGGATTATCTGGGCGTACTGCGCCTGATCGCCCCGGATACTGCCAGTCTGGACGCACGTTTCGCCGCCACATTGGCCGATCTGCGCTGGGTGATGGCATGA
- a CDS encoding type III PLP-dependent enzyme, producing the protein MSLPTRVTQAIGQLREQQQTPLCAYVYDLVALEQHVRNMRETLPANCELFYAAKANPEAPILRTLAPLVDGFEAASGGELRWLYEQCPGHLLIFGGPGKLDSELEIAMDYRISAFHVESLTELRSLARIAARRRQRTPVLLRLNLKLAEAPDSRLVMGGKPTPFGLDEDALDEALKLLRDEPWLELQGLHFHVLSHQLDVGAHLRLIRSYCRTFSQLCAEHGLQLPLLNVGGGMGINYQDPQNSFDWTTFCQGLKALIAEEGMGDTRIRFEIGRFISAACGYYVMQVLDIKRSHGQYFAIGRGSTHHFRTPAAQGHDHPFVVIRGQQPAQLQNQQVTLVGQLCTPKDVLASQQTVTALAIDDLLVFTLAGAYAWNISHRDFLMHEPPQMLFLTT; encoded by the coding sequence ATGAGTTTGCCGACACGCGTCACCCAGGCCATCGGCCAATTGCGCGAGCAACAGCAAACACCGCTCTGTGCTTACGTCTATGATCTGGTCGCGCTGGAGCAGCACGTTCGGAACATGCGTGAAACGCTGCCCGCCAACTGCGAGCTGTTCTATGCCGCCAAGGCCAACCCGGAAGCACCGATCCTGCGAACCCTGGCGCCGCTGGTAGACGGCTTCGAGGCCGCGTCCGGTGGTGAGTTGCGCTGGCTGTATGAGCAATGCCCAGGGCATTTGCTGATTTTCGGCGGCCCCGGCAAACTCGACAGTGAGCTGGAAATCGCCATGGACTACCGGATTTCGGCCTTTCACGTCGAGAGCCTGACAGAGTTACGCAGCCTGGCGCGCATCGCTGCCAGACGGCGCCAACGGACGCCGGTCCTGCTGCGCCTGAACCTGAAACTGGCTGAAGCACCCGATAGCCGTCTGGTGATGGGCGGTAAACCGACCCCCTTCGGCCTGGACGAAGACGCATTGGACGAAGCGCTGAAGCTGTTGCGTGATGAGCCCTGGCTGGAACTGCAGGGCCTGCATTTTCATGTGCTGTCTCATCAGCTTGATGTGGGCGCTCACCTGAGACTGATCCGCAGCTACTGTCGCACCTTCAGCCAGCTCTGCGCCGAACACGGTCTGCAGCTGCCCCTGCTCAACGTCGGAGGCGGCATGGGCATTAATTACCAGGACCCGCAGAACTCGTTCGACTGGACGACATTCTGCCAAGGGCTCAAGGCATTGATCGCGGAAGAAGGCATGGGCGATACGCGCATTCGCTTCGAGATCGGCCGTTTTATCAGCGCGGCCTGCGGCTACTACGTGATGCAAGTCCTGGACATCAAACGCAGCCATGGTCAGTACTTCGCCATTGGCCGGGGTAGCACCCACCACTTCCGGACACCGGCGGCCCAGGGGCATGACCATCCTTTTGTCGTGATACGGGGCCAGCAACCCGCGCAGTTGCAGAATCAGCAGGTTACCCTGGTCGGCCAGCTGTGTACGCCAAAAGATGTGCTGGCAAGCCAGCAAACAGTCACCGCCCTCGCGATTGATGACCTGCTGGTGTTCACCCTGGCAGGCGCCTATGCCTGGAACATTTCGCACCGGGACTTTCTGATGCATGAACCACCCCAGATGCTGTTTCTAACGACATAA
- a CDS encoding MFS transporter, protein MQRRLIASVLLGHYLSAFTALGIPLYLPRILADLAPDAPGWSIGVLFVLPTLCTALTAPLWGRWADRRGCRLSLLRAHAGLFTGFLLAGFSTNLPMFVLALIIQGTFGGAMAASNAYLATQFKDGDLSRALNWTQYSARLAMISGPILLGLMTAQGLGLELYRYLAWLPLLAFVMILPLPADTPRHQANATTAAGPLSQLPTDMPRLLLVQFLFSFAMVVTFPYFVPYGEALGIGNDALIGLLYSLPHLVYLIALPWVQRHASNLLLPGLGLLAVSNALQFWSSQAEPLFALRLLSGAGMLLGFVGLHRCLSQRSRQGSAGRMFGWFDASGKWAGTAAGVTAGLVSQTCGITSPFLVACLAAVAAMALARPLLMTSREIPA, encoded by the coding sequence GTGCAACGCAGACTGATCGCCAGTGTATTGCTTGGCCACTATCTATCGGCCTTCACCGCCCTCGGCATTCCGTTGTACCTGCCACGCATCCTCGCCGACCTGGCGCCGGATGCGCCGGGCTGGAGCATCGGTGTGTTGTTTGTCCTGCCGACCCTGTGTACCGCTCTGACGGCGCCACTCTGGGGTCGCTGGGCGGATAGACGGGGCTGTCGCCTGTCCTTGCTGCGTGCCCATGCCGGACTGTTTACGGGCTTTCTCCTGGCCGGGTTCAGTACCAACCTGCCGATGTTCGTGCTGGCCTTGATCATTCAAGGCACCTTTGGCGGGGCGATGGCCGCATCCAATGCCTACCTGGCGACCCAGTTCAAGGACGGCGACCTGTCTCGGGCCCTGAACTGGACTCAATACTCGGCACGCCTGGCCATGATCAGCGGCCCCATTCTGCTCGGTCTTATGACGGCGCAAGGGTTGGGACTGGAGCTGTATCGCTACCTGGCCTGGTTACCGTTACTGGCGTTCGTGATGATCCTGCCGTTGCCCGCCGATACACCCCGTCATCAGGCGAATGCGACCACAGCCGCCGGCCCACTTAGCCAACTGCCGACGGACATGCCACGTCTGCTGCTGGTGCAATTCCTGTTCAGCTTCGCCATGGTCGTCACCTTCCCTTATTTCGTCCCTTACGGCGAAGCACTGGGCATTGGCAACGACGCGCTGATCGGCCTCCTCTACAGCCTGCCGCATCTGGTTTACCTCATCGCCCTGCCTTGGGTCCAACGGCATGCCAGCAACTTGCTGCTGCCCGGCCTCGGGCTGCTGGCCGTGAGCAATGCCCTGCAGTTCTGGAGCAGCCAGGCCGAGCCTTTATTTGCCCTGCGCCTGCTCAGCGGTGCAGGAATGTTGCTGGGCTTTGTCGGCTTGCATCGCTGCCTGAGCCAACGCAGCCGCCAAGGCAGTGCCGGGCGCATGTTTGGCTGGTTCGATGCCAGCGGTAAATGGGCCGGCACAGCTGCCGGTGTGACCGCCGGGCTGGTCAGTCAGACCTGCGGCATCACCTCACCTTTTCTCGTTGCCTGTCTGGCCGCCGTTGCTGCGATGGCCTTGGCACGCCCCCTACTCATGACCTCGCGGGAGATACCAGCATGA